Genomic window (Lycium barbarum isolate Lr01 chromosome 2, ASM1917538v2, whole genome shotgun sequence):
ttgttggttattggattgtgatttcgagctaggcatataaacaggagagatgctgcccgaatttctgcagattctaaatggatttaaattaagggtttaagacgagcgtatgactatgagcctaacaatagtatgaatggctgtatatgtagattacgaggctacgaatgatcATAAGTGAATTGCAaaacaggaagtaagttggaagccGAGAagttatcttccaggtatgttaaggctagtccctttcttctaaaggaatgattcctttcttatgaatccaataggtgttttccaaatgtcccatgatccctatatgtgaatccataaatgttttccaagaatatttttattctcaaaagctagagattcatggagttcttatgatgctaaagataaacgTGTTTTGtgatgacgatgatcctatttctagaaactcctatgttataattccttacatatgtttcataacctccttatttccaaaagttagagttcatgattcaaaggcatgacttctttcttgataatccataaatattttccaaaatctccctattttccgagtcaaagatttatgattctataagcttttatgaaaacaacaacaacggacatgtttttacaatgttaatgacgttgctaaagatgagaatgtttctatgatgattacgacgatgatgattatttcatgtttaaaagtcccaagcttatgatttcaatgtgaatgtgagaatgttgagttattttcgtgattttcttgattttttattcattgttgttgaactcgccttataataattgttccttcaaggtgagatagagcgatgaatattattccataatataatcggaggttaccgaccttacgtcactccgatgtatttatagcttttatttggctctcgtgcatgctttatatatatgtatgtattttctcaccccgcgccgcgctatagtcggccgggcatggcacgtagatgtgcacaccactgcagtgggcatgttatgatattgccccggacgcaggctaatgatgataacaccgagccttaatggtcgggcatgatactatatatatgacaccgagccttaatggtcgggcatggtactatgtatatgtataaaatgttttttttaaggctaagcatgcatggcatccgccttatgaggcatccagatgtacaggttatctcttatagtccatgttacctttcatatctatattatgttgttattcatgccttacatactcagtacattattcgtactgatgtcccttcttgtggacgctgcgctcatgcccgcaggtaggcagggagacggatcagacccgtaggtcctctatcagcggattctcaggagcactccactttcttcggagctgcagtctatttggtattgtccttatgatcatttgtattccatgTAGAGACTCGTAGACGTGTATGTACAGTTAGTTTTTTtgtagctccaccggttcatattatggtataatatattggtggccttgtcggccttattttgagctcttgatactttactgttagccttgccggctttatgatataagctgtgttgtggcgaccttggCAGTCCGCATATGTACAAatgtgctgaatgatcggatattcctatgttgggccttttctgcgtgcaggtgttctttgagttatggtttataatgttcaaagtaacagATAAGTCAGGTAGTtcctggcctacgggtcggagcccgtcatactcctagTAGGGGTGTGACAATTACTCTGGGAGACATCAAGTGGAACTTCCAGCAACTTAAAATGGAATTCATGGTGGGAAAATCAGAAGGTTTCTTTGATAGGAAGTCAACCAACTGAGACTCAACTAGTTGACAATAAGCAAATTAAGAAGTTAATGCAGAAACCTGCTCAATTAGCTATGATGGCCATTACAATGGTCACAATCAAGCATGAGAAGGCACATGAGTTGAATTCACAAGAGGTGAGTATTCCTAGACTTGTACAACATGTCATTGATAGATATTCCTCTATATTTGAAGCTCCCACATCCTTACCATCTCATAGAGTGCATGATCACAAGATAGTATTAAAGGAAGGGGTGTCCCCTGTTAATGTGATACCTTACAGATATCCAACTATACAGAAGGATGAAATTGAGAAGCAAGTGCAGGAAATGTTAGATTCTGGTGTTATAAGACCAAGTGTCAGTCCCTTTTCATCTCCTATACTGATGGTAAAAAAGGAGGATGACTCTtggaggatgtgtattgattatagagaATTGAACAAACATACTGTTAAAGACAAATTCCCCATACCAGTTATTGAGGAACTACTAGATGAATTGGGAGGAGCTCAGTTTTTTACCAAATTGGACTTAAGATCTGGTTACCACCAGATCAGGATGTTGGAGTGATATAGAGAAGACAGCTTTCAGATCTCactatggccattatgaatttgtTGTCATGCCATTTGGCTTAACAAATTCACCCTCAACCTTTCAAAGTTTGATGAATTGTGTTTTCCAGCCTCACCTGAGGAAATTTATATTGTTTTTTTTATGACATACTGGTGTACAGCCCATGATTGAGCAGTCACTTAGAACATTTAGAAGTGACTTTCAAGATACTGCAGCATCACAGTTTATTTGTCAAGCTCAGCAAATGCTCTTTTGCTCAGAAAAAGGTGGAATATTTGGGACACATAATATCTAGAGGAGGAGTAGCTGCCGATCCAAAAAAGGTGCAAGGTATGCAAGAGTGGCCCTCACCAAGAACAATTAAAGCACTTAGGGGTTTCTTGGGTCTCTCATGGTATTACAGAAGGTTGATAAAGGGGTATGGTATTGTTGCTCGACCTCTTACTAATTTGCTCAAAAAAGATGCATTCAAATGGTCACCAGAAGCTGAGAAGAGTTTTCAGCAAATGAAGACAATTCTAATCTCTCCTCCTGTGCTGGCACTTTTGGATTTCACTATAGAGTTTCTTATTGATGCTGATGCATGTTCTGTAGGTGTGGGTGCTGTTATGATGTAAAATGGCCACCCTCTAGCTCTCATGAGCAAGGCTTTAGGTCCTAAGCACTCATCTCTATCTGTATAAGAGAAAGAGATGTTTGCCATTGTATTAGCTGTTCAGAAATGGAGGCCTTATCTCATAAGCAGACACTTCACTATTAGAATTGATCATCAAAGTTTGAAATACTTTTTGGAACAGAGAATTACTACTCCTTCCCAGCAGAAGTGGCTAACCAAGCTTATGGGGTATGACTACACTATAGCTTATAAGAAGGGCAGTGAAAATATAGCTGCAGATGCTTTATATAGAAATAGTGATCATCACCAACAGTTGTTGGCTATTTCTGTGGTCACTGGTCAGTTATTGCAGCAGGTGAAAGATGTTTATCAAAATGATGCTGGTGTCTTGCAATTGTTGCAGAAACTAGCTGCAAATGCTTCTTGCAGACCTCATTACATATTGAAAGATGGCTTGATCTATAAGAAGGGGAAGCTGATAGTGGGAAATCAGCTTGCATTGAAGCAGGAACTCTTGCATACTTATCATAACAGCGCATTGGGAGGATATTCAGGCATGGAAGCAACACTTCAGAGATTGAAATAGGTTTTTCATTGGAAGGGCATGAAACAGGAGGTGTTCAACCATATGAGGGAATGTGTCACTTGCCAACAGAAAAAATATGAACATGTTGCTCATTCTGGGTTGCTGTAACCTCTTCCAATCCCTGATGGAACCTGGCAAGATATCAGCCTTGACTTCATAGAAGGATTTCCTAAATCTTAGTCTAAATCAGTTATCTTAGTTGTGGTGGATCGACTGAGTAAGTATGCCCACTTTATTGGTTTATCACATCCCTATTCAGCTATAGATGTTACTAAGTTGTTTATAGATTATGTGTATAAGTTGCATGGGTTGCCTCAAACCATTGTAAGTGACAGAGACACTATTTGCTTGAGCAAATTTTGGCAAGAATTGTTCCGTACTTAAGGGGTGGCACTACACCATTCCTCAGCTTACCACCTACGAAGTGATGGTCAAACTGAAGTTGTGAATAAGTGTGTAGAGGGGTATCTTAGGTGCATGTGTGGAGAAAGACCCAAGGAATGGTTTCACTGGTTTCCTCTAGCAGAATGGTGGTACAACACCAATTTTCACTTTTCTATTAAGTTGACTCCTTATGAGGTGGTGTATGGTCAGCCTCCCCCTCTTCACATTTCTTATTTCCCTCAGACTTCAATGATTGAAACTGTCGATAGGAGTTTACAGGCCAGAGAGGCAGCAATCAGGCTTTTGAAGCATAATCTGGTACTAGCTCAACATAGGATGAAGCAACAAGCTGATAAGAAGAGATCTGAACGAGTGTTTACAGTAGGTGATTTGGTGTATATCAAGCTTTAGCCATATTGGCAGGTGTCTCTTAGAGGTCATTCTTATCAGAAGCTTGGTCCTAAATACTTTGGCCCTTTTCCGGTGCTCAAGAGGGTTGCTCAAGTTGCATATCACTTGGAGTTGCCCTCTCAGGCCAGAATTCACCATACTTTTCATGTCTCCCAGCTGAAACTGAAGATTGGTTATAATCCTGCTATTCTTTATTTGCCTGTTTATTTTTTCTCTCATGGCCATGTTATGCTAGAACCTGAATCCATTGTGGACAGGAGAGTGGTGACCAAGCACAATAGAACAGTGACACAAGTTCTGGTGAAGTGGTTCAATTGTGCTCCTGAAGATAGCACCTGGATGGATTTGTTTTCCCTTCAACAGCAGTTTCCTTCCTTCAATCCTTGAGGACAAGGATTTTCTTGAGTGGGGGGTAGTTGTTATATGCCAAATTAGGTGGAGGGGTAGATTAGTCATTTCTTTAGTCTGTTAAAAGTAGTTAGCAGTTACAAGGGTCTGTTAGTTAGTTAGAAGTGGAGGGAAAATTAGTTGAGAAGATATTCCATAGTTTGAGTATTAATACTTGATTGTATCATTGTTGAGATTCATTGATAGAAATAATAACTACATTTCCAGCTTATATTCTCTCTCTACAAATTCATACTTGCAATCTTGTTCAATAGTCTTTCTACCATAGATTCTTTAGAGTTTGCATAGCAAATCTCTGTCCAATCCAGTGGACACTGATAAGCTGTAACAAATTCATGTTATGTTTCAATCGCTTACCCCAAATTTGTTGACGAAATCTTTACTCGTAAACTCTCAAAATAAGCTCCTTAAGTCTCAAAATagtgaagaatgaaataaaatcatAATGTTGACCACGCTTGGAACTTGACCCATTCCTCCCTTCTAGTACAATATAAGATGCATATTTACCTCACAGCCAAGTTTATTttttccccaaaagtacttattttttcaataagtgcttattttaaataaagtgaggtgtttggccaagcttttgtgAGAAAATAAATGCTTTCGGGGAATAGtagaaacagtttttcagaagctaaaaaaataacttttgccGAAAAgtaattttgagaaaaatacacattttttttcctattttttttctttacaaGTACTTTTTCAAAGT
Coding sequences:
- the LOC132628471 gene encoding uncharacterized protein LOC132628471, with protein sequence MASNVHENEVFKDFPDWEDYVRALRKSIVQSFLDQFDALLNKADLIEEQSMSCLLAGLKPDIAVREKFLGARTLMKAYGQAKLIDKELNLLETNNTNLIANFLSNKSNYPRNNYYPKKNYPPILPNPNSATSQPYKSNTTKIFPAKPFSKPTRILSSTEMDERRSKGLCYWCEEKYVPGHNCRKGKQLYLFEVEEGDDHNEEVYHEVEEELRIEEEGRSTYNFIDYEAAKRLGCPLKTVPAIPIAIANGSKVMSSYISGGFSWKMQSVEFSSDMLILALGGYDVVLIIQCNLKWNSWWENQKVSLIGSQPTETQLVDNKQIKKLMQKPAQLAMMAITMVTIKHEKAHELNSQEVSIPRLVQHVIDRYSSIFEAPTSLPSHRVHDHKIVLKEGVSPVNVIPYRYPTIQKDEIEKQVQEMLDSGVIRPSVSPFSSPILMVKKEDDSWRMCIDYRELNKHTVKDKFPIPVIEELLDELGGAQFFTKLDLRSGYHQIRMLDHLEHLEVTFKILQHHSLFVKLSKCSFAQKKVEYLGHIISRGGVAADPKKVQGMQEWPSPRTIKALRGFLGLSWYYRRLIKGYGIVARPLTNLLKKDAFKWSPEAEKSFQQMKTILISPPVLALLDFTIEFLIDADACSVGVGAVMM